The DNA window CATACCTCACACCTCCAGATGACTCCATCACTTCAAAGTGACGTTCCAGCGCATCCTCTCGCCAGCCTCTACATTGATGAAGTTCCCCACACCTTAGGACGGCGTCACTGCTCATCAAGTAAATAATTCCGTCGAGGGTCTGCGGGGGAAAAGGTGGCGTTCAGGCCGAGCCATCCTTTCGAGTGATCCGGGAACGTCGGTGCGGTGTCCGCGCCGCCCTGTCCGGTCACTCGTGCCGGGCGGGACGACACGCAGCGCGAGGGCAGCCGCCCCGCCGTCTCGCTGGCCTGCCTGTTTCTGCGGGGCCGAACCTTGGCGAACGCTCCAGGCGGGACGGGTCACCGCACCTCAGACCGCGGGGGTCTGCGGCGTGGCCGCGCGCCAGCGCACTTCCACCAGCGGCACCGGGCGCCCGGCCAGCTCCTCCTCGCGCCATTCCAGGCCGCCGCCGTCCAGCAGGTCCAGGGCGACGTCGAGCGGCAACAGCACCGCGCCGTCCCCCCAGCGCCCCAGCGGGGTCGGCGCGGGCTGGGTGCGCCGCGGATGACCGTCGAGCCGGGCGGCGTGATCGGCGGCCCAGCGCAGGACCCGGCCATGTCCGTGATGCTCGGCGAGCGCCCGCCAGAGCCGTTCGACCCGGCTCAGGCCCAGCCGGGTCACGTCCAGGGTCCCGGCACCGGCCTGCACCCAGCCCTTCTCGGTCCAGGCGTTCAGGTCGGGCGGTGGGGTGCGGAGGTCGCCTGCCCGCAGGGTCAGCCGCAGTGGCCGCGCCGCGTCGTCCAGATCGAGCGTGAGCGGCACGCCGTCGTGGATCAGACGGCCCACCCAGGCCCGGAAATCCTCGGCGAGCGGATTGCGCGCCGGGCCGGGCGGAGGGTCAGACGGAGCCGGGGCAACGGCGGCTGAAGTGAGAGGAGCAGAGGTCACGGGGGCCGCGGCCCCAGGAAGCGGGGCGTCTGGGACCGGGACTCCGCCCCGCCGCCGCAGGTCCGGGACCTCGTAGGTGGACCGGATCTTGAGAAAGACCGCGCGCAGGGGGCTGTCCCGTTCGTCCAGGCGCGGCATCCGCACGACGGCGGGCGGCGAGCCGACGAGTTCGACGACCGCCGAGCCGTCCGGAAAGGTGCGCATCGCCTCGGCGGACAGGAGCGGACGGGCCACCTCCTTGAAGGTGCGGCTCGTGCGGCTGCGACTCATGATGCCCAGGAGGCCGGGTTCGCGGTTGACGCCGTGGCTCTCCTCGCGCACGGTCACCTCGCCCAGATGCTCGGAGAAGAACTGCGCGTCTTCGAGCCTCAGGGAGCGCGGAAAGATCACCATCTGCGCGAAGTTGTTGTTGACCATCCCCCGGAACTCGTCCCGGCCATACACCGCCTCGCCCTGGGCCCGGCTCTGCACGGCGATGTGGTAGGCCACCCGGCGCGAGCGCATCGTCGCCAGGTTCTCGCCGATGTTGGGCAACGGCCCGAACGACGGAAACTCGTCGAGGTACACCGACAGATGCACCGGCAACCGTCCGCCGTGCTCCCCCGCCACCTCCAGGATGGCCTGGTCCAGCCGCCGCTTGAACAGCCGCAGCAGCACCTGCCCCCGGCCCCCCTGCACCTCTTCCTGCGGCACGCCGATGTACAGGAAGCCCGGCTCGCGGCACAGGCGGCGCAGGTCCAGCCGCAGGCCCGGCCCCGCGCTGGTGGCGCGGTCGAGATTCGGGTGCAAGAACAGTTGCAAGTCGCCCGCCAGGCCCGTGCAGATGCCCGCCAGCACGTCGGTCTTGAGCCCCAGCAGCGCCGCGAGCACCTCGCGCACGGGGGGCCGGGCGTTCACGTAGGCGCGCAGCGGGTCGGCCCCCAGGCTGAGCAGTTCGTAGACCCGGCGCATGGTGGGCTGGCCGTCCAGGCTCACGGCCAGGATCAGCCCGGCGAGCAGTTGGCGCTCGTTGTTGCGGTAGAACACCGCACCGTCCCCCGGCCCGCCGCTGGGCCGGAACGTCTCGGCGATCTCGAAGGCGTCCTGAACGCTGCTCACGCCCTCCAGCAGGGGCAGCCGGGCGCTGTCCGGGTCGAAGGGCGTGAACGGGTACACCGTGCGCCCCCAGGCCCGGAAACAGTTGATGCTCTCCAGAAAGCCGCTGCGCGCGTCGGGGTACTTCAGGTCGAAGACCACCGCGCTCACGCCGTCGCGGGCGTCGAGCAGCAGGTTCGGGTTCAGGTACCGGGTGGTCTTGCCCGCCCCGGTGCCGCCCACGATCAGGGTGTGCGCGCACCTGGAGCTCTCGGGCAGCCTCAGGACCCGCCCGCCCACCAGCCCCAGGTAGCCGACCCGCGGCGACCGGCGGTCCCCTCTCAGGGACGCGGCGAGGTCCCTGGGCGTGGCCCAGCGGCCCTGACCGGGGTCCTGATAGGTGCCGCCGAACCGCTCGGTGACGCCCGCCAGCACCCACACCAGCAGCGGCAGGAACGGCAGGGAGAGCGCCCAGCGGGGCAGGGACCGCTCCCAGACCTCCAGCAGCACCGGGCCACAGGCAGGGTCGATCAGGCAGCGCGGCACGAAGATGCCCGGCTCCGCTGCCACGCCGATGGACGCGGGCCAGCCCCGGGCCGCCAGCGCCTGGGCGGCGAGCACGAGGTGCTGCCAGCCCAGCGCGCCCAGCCAGCCCAGGCTGGCGAGCAGCGCGAGGGCTGCGGCCCAGGCGAGCAGGGCCAGGGAGAAGCGGCGCGCGCGCATGGGGCTTCAGACCTTGACCGTTGGCGCGCTGCTGGACCGTGGGCCAGAGGGACCGCTGCTGGAAGGGGTGCTGGCCGGGCTGCTGCTCGACGGGCCGCTGCTCGACGGGCCGCTGTTGGCCGGGCCGCCCCCGAATGGTCCGCCGTTGGGCGGCCCGCCGCTTGCCAGCTTCGGCCTGGCGCTGCCGGGCCTGCCCCCTGGAGCGCCGCCCGGCCCGCCCGTGGGGCCGCCAGCGGCGGCCTGCCGGACAGATGCCGCCCGCTCTGCCTGGAGGGTGCTGCCTATGCTCTTCGCGCTCGACAGCGCGCCGCCGACCCCGCCCGAGCCGACCCTCGGCGGTTTCACGCCGCCCACCGCCGCCGCGACTCCGCCCAGAAACTCCACGATCCAGTTCTGCGCCAGCCGCAGCAGGTAGATGCCCGCCAGGAGACTGAAGAACATCAGCGCCAGAGACGAGAGCATCGAGTTGGCGTAGCTGGGGAAATTGACCTTGTTCATCAGCGTGGCGATGTGGGAGTTGGCATCCCGCCGAAACGCCTCGAAGTCGCTGATGTCCCCGGACCTGAGCAGCGCGTCGGTGTTCTTGAAATCCGCCTCGATGATGCGGTTGGTCTTGTCCAAAGCCGCGTTGAACTGTCTGGACGGCTGAACGAAGCCCACTTCGACCGAGCCCGAGAACACGATGGGCATGAAGGCCATCAGGAGCACCGCCGACATGACGGTCTTGAACCAGGTTTGCAGGAACTGCTGGCCCGCGCCGGGCGAGAAGATGTACAGCGCCCCGGCCAGCGGCAGCAGCAGCGAGCCCAGCACGGTCGCCAGGCCGGTGCCCATGATGATCACGTAGTAGGTGATTAGGAGGGGCATGACGATGTTGATGGCGAAGATGCCTGCCTGGGCCGTGGCCTCGACCGCGCTCGCCGCGCCCTGGGCCCCACCGAAGAGCAGGCCGAGAAAGCCCAACCATGGGTTGGTCACCGGGGCGGCCTGGCCGCCCTTCAGGCCGCTCGCGAGGGTCTGAAGGGTGCCGAACAGCAGGGTCAGGTTGCTGATGTGCTCCCCCAGCGCCTTGGTCTCGGTGGCGGCCCGCTCCAGGGCGGGAGCGGCGAAGCTGGCGTCTCCCCACTTGTACGCCTCCACCCAGGACGCGCGCACCAGTTGGCCCAGGTTGCCGGTGAAGCGGGGCTCGCTGGGCAGGTCGCCGAGGCTGGAGGACCCCAGCACCAGCCAGCCCGAGACGAGCAGGCGGGTGAGCAGTTCGCGCACGTCGGTCAGCGCCCCCCCGTTGGCGATCTGGATGCCGTTCCAGATGATGCCGATCAGGAGCACCGACTGGGCCAGCAGCGAGATGGCCCGCGGTAACCCGGCGGTGTCGATGGCCCGGGTGATCTGGGCCAGCCAGGTGGTCGGACACGGCAGGGCGCTATACGTCACCGTGGCGCTGCCGACGGTCTCGCCCGGGTTGTAGATCGAGGACGTCTCTCCCAGCGCCGCCCGGCGCCGCTGCTCACAGGTCGAGGAGTTGGCCGCGACGATGGTGTCCTCGGGAAAGGGGACCGGCGCGGTCTGTTGGGCGCCCGCGACCGTGTGCAGACCCAGCAGCATCACCAGCAACAGCAGCCAGCGTCGGAGGGACATGGGTCACGGCTCCTGCCGGGGGGTGGTGGGCGCGTCACCGGGCGCTTCGGGGCCACCCCCGAACGAGAGCGCCGTCACGACTGCATCCCGGTCAAACTTCATGTTGCCCAGATTCGCCATGGCCGATTCCGTCGCCCCCTTCACGGTCTCTTCCAACTTCTTGGTCTCGGCCTGTCGCTCCCGGAACCGCGCCAGTTCCGCCTCGTTCTCCCGCACGCGGTCGGCCATCAGCTCGTCGACCACCCGCACCATCTGCGAGTTGCTGAGGGCTCCCTGCGCCAGCAGGCCGTTTAAGCGGGCGATGATCTGCTCGTTGCCGAGCTGCTGCTGGACCGTGTAGGCCGCGAACCCCTCGTTCAGGGCCTGCACCGTTGCCCGGGTCGAGGTGGCATTGGCTGAGTCCTCCTGCAACTGCTCAGCGTTCTGAACGACCTGTTCACGCAACTCGACCGGCGAGGTGTCGGTGCCCAGCGTCTTGGCGACCTCGCGCGACACCGCCTCGTCCCGCCGTGCGGCGATGGCCGCCGAGCTCAGCTTCTGCTGCTCCTCGATGGCCCCCCGCCAGCCCAGCTCCAGGCCGAGTTTGTCGCCCTCCGGGACGCTGGGACCCAGCTTGTTCAGCGCCTCTATAGCCTTGGCCTGCATGGTGTCGAACCCCTGGGTCAGATCCAACTCGGCCTTGCTCCATAACTCCGGGTCGAATGGCTGGAGCAGCGCAGTCGAAAGGCTCTCTTCTGCTAGGCGGAACGTGTTGCCCTTGATGCCGAAACTGGTCGCGAGCTGGGCCTCCACACCGTCGACCCCGGACTTGCCCGCGAAGATGTCTGTAATGGTCGCCTTCCACACGTCGCCCAGAACCGAATTGGCAACCGTGCCGGTCAAGTTGCCGAGGGTACCGAAGGGGTCCTTGAAAAAGCCGAAGATCGTCTCAGCGTTGAACGGGTACCCCTTCAGGCCCTCTTCCAAGGCCTTCCTGAGATCCACCGCCTGGGCCTGGGTGCCCAGCGTCAGGGCCAGCGTCGTCACCAGTGCTTTGCGCTTCATCTGCCTGCCTCCCCGTTCTGCTGGGCTCACGTCTGGCCGTACGCCAGCGCCGTCAGGGCGGCGCGCAGATCGCCGCCGGCCCGCGCGATGGCCTCGTCGCGGCGGGCCATCGCCTGCGCCGAGGTCGTGAAGGTCCACAGGTCCAGCGGCGTGGGCCGCACCCAGATCACGTCGCCCAGGCTGCCGGTCTCGGTCCGGACCCAGGCCAGCACCTCGCTGTACACGCCGTCGACGCGCTTGAGGTCCAAAAACGCCTCCATCGCCGCCTGCGGCAGGTGCAGCAGGTC is part of the Deinococcus planocerae genome and encodes:
- a CDS encoding type IV secretory system conjugative DNA transfer family protein, which codes for MRARRFSLALLAWAAALALLASLGWLGALGWQHLVLAAQALAARGWPASIGVAAEPGIFVPRCLIDPACGPVLLEVWERSLPRWALSLPFLPLLVWVLAGVTERFGGTYQDPGQGRWATPRDLAASLRGDRRSPRVGYLGLVGGRVLRLPESSRCAHTLIVGGTGAGKTTRYLNPNLLLDARDGVSAVVFDLKYPDARSGFLESINCFRAWGRTVYPFTPFDPDSARLPLLEGVSSVQDAFEIAETFRPSGGPGDGAVFYRNNERQLLAGLILAVSLDGQPTMRRVYELLSLGADPLRAYVNARPPVREVLAALLGLKTDVLAGICTGLAGDLQLFLHPNLDRATSAGPGLRLDLRRLCREPGFLYIGVPQEEVQGGRGQVLLRLFKRRLDQAILEVAGEHGGRLPVHLSVYLDEFPSFGPLPNIGENLATMRSRRVAYHIAVQSRAQGEAVYGRDEFRGMVNNNFAQMVIFPRSLRLEDAQFFSEHLGEVTVREESHGVNREPGLLGIMSRSRTSRTFKEVARPLLSAEAMRTFPDGSAVVELVGSPPAVVRMPRLDERDSPLRAVFLKIRSTYEVPDLRRRGGVPVPDAPLPGAAAPVTSAPLTSAAVAPAPSDPPPGPARNPLAEDFRAWVGRLIHDGVPLTLDLDDAARPLRLTLRAGDLRTPPPDLNAWTEKGWVQAGAGTLDVTRLGLSRVERLWRALAEHHGHGRVLRWAADHAARLDGHPRRTQPAPTPLGRWGDGAVLLPLDVALDLLDGGGLEWREEELAGRPVPLVEVRWRAATPQTPAV